Proteins encoded by one window of Dreissena polymorpha isolate Duluth1 chromosome 11, UMN_Dpol_1.0, whole genome shotgun sequence:
- the LOC127851207 gene encoding uncharacterized protein LOC127851207, whose product MFSKIGDFQDICYKVDPCIANCHTFDMNAFPRYKYTAVRVESFNQRLKSLKQGEFFQYSFGNVRLELICDGLSRKCKQFTENAFAHIKAVESNIKHNDGTKMEPTVCVVHTHCFKNDAVRNLSELMLLTNGNQMVINNLTEEHKSKLIVVSKTEDLEKNTNLLLERYVCGVLGKMVDTWLIQQKDTNVLQDIEAPDPFQNHQRLSPKKTINNFTTDLLFDCDDQQTKENGFPLKKRKSSEDQGGSLRSGKRFRPSEGTSRDRESKLEILLLDVMALYERSEVPKSEWPQFLRPKTQYLSRKNVSALCKTDPSIIACGYQHHILEIFLNRPENSALDSAIIKTLHGLRIVYFHLNYGPSTYRPLAGIDVGTKLSGKNGRFGTLGGFAFGGQDVYALISRHFADEQEDGFIYYRNANDYSECIAVRTRPAQDGRDELDIAAAKVLPTIQIKDTRFKTSTGALSNTLLFRFQGKTDKEVQRLLQGEMVFAWTANSSAGFPSLGRIIVPLCIRPNCRYKYVVIVNDATCDDDNIQAESQRGEMFGKPGDSGAIVCADDKDGKGVHVISMFMGELQGRDATQFMTLPLQQGLQQINRELGLNLEMR is encoded by the exons ATGTTTTCAAAGATTGGAGATTTTCAGGACATATGCTATAAGGTGGACCCTTGTATAGCAAACTGTCATACATTTGATATGAACGCTTTTCCGAGATATAAATACACAGCTGTCAGGGTAGAGAGTTTTAATCAAAGATTGAAATCTTTAAAACAAGGCGAGTTTTTTCAATACAGCTTTGGAAACGTCAGGCTAGAACTCATTTGCGACGGCTTGAGTCGCAAGTGCAAACAATTTACTGAAAATGCATTTGCTCACATTAAAGCTGTAGAAAGCAATATTAAACACAACGACGGAACTAAAATGGAACCGACAGTGTGCGTCGTCCATACCCATTGTTTCAAGAACGATGCGGTACGAAATCTTTCGGAGTTGATGTTATTAACCAACGGCAACCAAATGGTAATCAATAACTTAACAGAAGAACATAAATCCAAATTAATTGTAGTTTCAAAAACCGAggatttagaaaaaaacacaaatttgttGTTGGAGCGTTATGTTTGTGGGGTACTCGGAAAAATGGTAGATACATGGTTAATACAGCAAAAAGATACCAATGTACTGCAGGATATTGAAGCACCAGATCCATTTCAGAACCATCAACGGCTTTCCCCCAAAAAGACGATTAACAATTTTACAACCGATTTATTATTTGATTGTGATGACCAGCAGACTAAAGAGAATGGCTTTCCACTCAAGAAAAGAAAGTCCAGTGAAGACCAAGGAGGATCTTTAAGATcag GTAAACGGTTCAGACCATCAGAAGGGACTTCAAGAGACAGAGAAAGCAAACTAGAAATCCTTCTGCTGGATGTTATGGCGCTGTACGAGAGAAGTGAAGTTCCAAAGTCGGAGTGGCCACAATTTCTGCGCCCCAAAACACAGTACTTAAGCCGAAAG AATGTTTCGGCTCTATGTAAGACAGACCCCAGCATTATCGCTTGTGGTTATCAACACCATATTCTCGAAATATTTTTGAATAGACCGGAAAACTCGGCATTGGATAGCGCTATCATAAAAACATTACATGGACTTCGTATTGTATATTTTCATCTTAATTACGGACCGTCCACATATCGTCCGTTAGCAGGAATCGATGTTGGCACAAAACTTTCCGGAAAAAATGGACGATTTGGTACTTTAGGAGGATTTGCATTTGGTGGCCAAGATGTATACGCATTAATATCTCGTCACTTTGCCGATGAACAAGAAGATGGATTTATATACTACAGGAATGCCAATGACTATTCCGAGTGCATCGCAGTAAGGACGCGTCCAGCCCAAGACGGTAGGGATGAACTTGATATTGCAGCAGCGAAAGTGTTACCAACCATTCAAATTAAAGACACGCGTTTTAAAACATCAACAGGCGCGCTTTCTAATACTTTGTTGTTTAGATTTCAAGGCAAAACTGACAAGGAGGTGCAGCGTTTATTACAAGGAGAGATGGTCTTTGCCTGGACTGCCAATTCGTCTGCTGGGTTCCCCAGCCTTGGAAGAATAATCGTACCTCTCTGTATTAGACCAAATTGCAGATATAAGTATGTAGTCATTGTAAACGATGCTACTTGCGACGATGACAATATTCAAGCGGAAAGCCAAAGAGGTGAGATGTTCGGTAAGCCAGGAGACAGCGGAGCTATTGTATGCGCGGACGACAAGGATGGAAAAGGTGTCCACGTTATTTCAATGTTCATGGGAGAACTTCAAGGACGAGATGCCACCCAGTTCATGACCTTGCCATTGCAACAAGGATTACAACAGATAAATCGGGAACTAGGCCTTAATCTGGAAATGCGTTAA